In Ectothiorhodospiraceae bacterium 2226, a single window of DNA contains:
- a CDS encoding DegT/DnrJ/EryC1/StrS aminotransferase family protein: MNSREVSWPVFGLEEVDAVVGVLRSGRVNYWTGEEGRRFEHAFAAFVGAPYGIALANGTVALELALIAAGVGPGDEVIVTPRSFMASVSAVVLSGARPVFVDVDRDSQNMTPDTVAAALTPRTKAILAVHLAGWPFDAPALRSLAQAHGVYLIEDCAQAHGARIAGRCVGSFGDAAAFSFCQDKIMTTGGEGGMLLLQDEEQWRRAWAYKDHGKSYAAVYEREHRAGFRWLHESFGTNWRMTEMQAAIGRVQLSKLAGWLATRKRNAMLYAERLSQVPGLRVPLPPEGVEHAWYKFYCFVRPEALRSSWSRDRILAEIRSAGIECFTGSCPEIYLEKAFEGTGQRPERRLPVAQQLGETSLMLAVDPTVTESDVNRACDGIADVMRRACR; encoded by the coding sequence ATGAACAGCCGTGAGGTAAGTTGGCCTGTGTTTGGGCTTGAAGAAGTCGACGCCGTCGTCGGCGTACTTCGGTCCGGGCGCGTCAACTATTGGACCGGCGAGGAGGGGCGCCGCTTCGAGCATGCCTTCGCCGCGTTCGTTGGTGCACCCTACGGGATCGCCTTGGCAAACGGTACGGTCGCCCTGGAACTGGCGCTGATCGCCGCGGGTGTGGGTCCCGGTGATGAAGTGATCGTAACGCCGCGCAGCTTCATGGCTTCGGTCAGCGCTGTCGTGCTCTCGGGCGCTCGGCCGGTCTTCGTGGATGTGGACCGAGATAGCCAGAACATGACCCCGGATACGGTGGCTGCGGCACTGACTCCTCGGACGAAGGCAATCCTGGCGGTGCATCTGGCAGGTTGGCCGTTCGACGCGCCAGCGCTGCGGTCTCTTGCGCAGGCTCACGGCGTGTATTTGATTGAAGACTGCGCGCAGGCGCATGGCGCGCGCATCGCGGGGCGCTGTGTCGGGAGTTTCGGCGACGCGGCCGCCTTCTCCTTTTGCCAGGACAAGATCATGACGACAGGGGGCGAGGGAGGCATGTTGTTGCTTCAGGATGAGGAGCAGTGGCGTCGCGCCTGGGCTTACAAGGACCACGGGAAGAGCTATGCGGCCGTCTATGAACGGGAGCACCGAGCGGGTTTCCGCTGGCTTCACGAGTCCTTCGGGACCAACTGGCGCATGACGGAAATGCAGGCGGCCATCGGCCGCGTCCAACTCAGCAAGCTCGCGGGATGGTTAGCGACTAGGAAGCGCAACGCTATGTTGTACGCGGAACGGCTGTCCCAGGTGCCGGGGCTGCGGGTGCCCCTGCCGCCGGAGGGTGTCGAGCACGCGTGGTATAAGTTCTACTGCTTCGTGCGGCCTGAGGCTTTGCGATCGAGTTGGAGTAGGGATCGCATCTTGGCGGAGATCCGGTCCGCGGGTATCGAGTGCTTCACGGGATCCTGTCCGGAGATCTACCTGGAAAAGGCCTTCGAAGGTACAGGGCAGCGCCCCGAGCGGCGGTTGCCCGTGGCGCAACAGCTTGGCGAGACCAGCCTAATGCTGGCGGTGGACCCAACAGTCACAGAGTCTGATGTGAATCGTGCTTGCGATGGGATCGCGGATGTTATGCGCCGCGCGTGTCGTTAG
- a CDS encoding UDP-glucose/GDP-mannose dehydrogenase family protein has protein sequence MKVTIFGSGYVGLVTGACLAEVGNDVLCVDIDERKIEMLQCGEVPIFEPGLDDLVRANAAAGRLSFTSDVAAGVEHGLFQFIAVGTPPDEDGSADLQYVLQVAESVARNMQDYRVLVDKSTVPVGTADKVRERVASVLAERGAALEFDVVSNPEFLKEGAAIEDFMKPERIVIGTDNPRTTELLRALYAPFNRSHDRLIAMDIRSAELTKYAANAMLATKISFMNELASLAELVGADIENVRRGIGSDSRIGYPFIYPGCGFGGSCFPKDIRALAHTGRQVGFRTEIVDAVQAVNDRQKSVLGEKIRAHFGDDLKGRTFALWGLAFKPNTDDMREAPSRTLMETLWAAGARVQAHDPEAMEEARRIYGDRDDLVLCTKPEMALDGADALVVVTEWNVFRSPDFDAVKAALKEPVVFDGRNIYDPARLGRMGFTYYGIGRGERLKPVAGMAAQG, from the coding sequence ATGAAAGTAACGATTTTTGGGTCGGGTTATGTGGGGCTCGTGACGGGCGCCTGCCTGGCCGAAGTGGGTAACGATGTCCTGTGCGTGGACATCGACGAGCGCAAGATCGAGATGCTCCAGTGCGGCGAGGTGCCGATCTTCGAGCCGGGGCTGGACGATCTGGTACGGGCGAACGCCGCGGCGGGGCGCCTGTCCTTTACCAGCGACGTGGCCGCCGGTGTGGAGCACGGCCTGTTCCAGTTCATCGCCGTAGGTACGCCGCCGGACGAGGACGGCTCGGCGGACCTGCAGTATGTGCTCCAGGTGGCCGAATCCGTCGCCCGCAATATGCAGGACTACCGCGTGCTGGTGGATAAATCCACAGTGCCCGTGGGCACGGCGGACAAGGTACGCGAGCGGGTGGCCTCGGTGCTGGCCGAGCGCGGCGCGGCGCTGGAGTTCGATGTGGTGTCGAACCCCGAGTTCCTGAAGGAAGGCGCGGCGATCGAGGACTTCATGAAGCCCGAGCGCATCGTCATCGGCACGGACAATCCGCGAACCACGGAACTGCTGCGCGCGCTTTACGCGCCCTTCAACCGCAGCCATGACCGCCTGATCGCCATGGACATCCGCTCGGCGGAGCTTACCAAGTATGCCGCCAACGCCATGCTGGCCACCAAAATCAGCTTCATGAACGAGCTGGCGAGCCTGGCTGAGCTGGTGGGGGCGGACATCGAGAACGTGCGCCGGGGCATCGGCTCCGACTCGCGCATCGGCTATCCGTTCATCTATCCCGGCTGCGGTTTTGGCGGCTCCTGTTTCCCCAAGGATATCCGTGCCTTGGCGCACACCGGGCGGCAGGTGGGCTTCCGTACCGAGATCGTGGACGCCGTTCAGGCGGTGAATGACCGGCAGAAGTCGGTGTTGGGCGAGAAGATCCGCGCGCACTTTGGCGACGATCTCAAGGGGCGCACGTTCGCGCTGTGGGGCTTGGCGTTCAAGCCGAATACCGACGACATGCGCGAGGCGCCGAGCCGCACCCTGATGGAGACGTTGTGGGCGGCGGGTGCGCGCGTGCAGGCGCACGACCCGGAGGCGATGGAGGAGGCGCGGCGGATCTATGGCGACCGCGACGACCTGGTGCTGTGCACCAAGCCGGAGATGGCGCTGGATGGCGCGGATGCTTTGGTGGTGGTGACCGAGTGGAACGTATTCCGCAGTCCGGACTTCGACGCCGTGAAGGCGGCGCTCAAGGAGCCGGTGGTGTTCGACGGTCGCAACATCTACGACCCCGCGCGGCTGGGGCGGATGGGCTTCACCTA